Proteins co-encoded in one Gossypium arboreum isolate Shixiya-1 chromosome 11, ASM2569848v2, whole genome shotgun sequence genomic window:
- the LOC108473811 gene encoding uncharacterized protein LOC108473811, with product MLKTLVLRSSSLSFSHFNNFSTLPRKFPFTFTHFPCPFSTVFPRPVNSCRCKVLAMAERTSTSSSHSLKYTNRLATEHSPYLLQHAHNPVDWFPWGEEAFAEARKRDVPIFLSIGYSTCHWCHVMEVESFENEEVAKLLNDWFVSIKVDREERPDVDKVYMTYVQALYGGGGWPLSVFLSPDLKPLMGGTYFPPEDKYGRPGFKTILRKVKDAWDNKRDMLVKSGAFAIEQLSEALSASAGSNQLPDGLAQNALRLCAEQLSNSYDSRFGGFGSAPKFPRPVEIQLMLYQSKKLEESGKPGEAKESLKMVFFSLQCMARGGMHDHVGGGFHRYSVDECWHVPHFEKMLYDQGQLANVYLDAFFISRDILYSFISRDILDYLRRDMIGSEGGIFSAEDADSAEFEGATRKKEGAFYIWTSKEIDDILGEHASLFKEHYYVKPSGNCDLSSMSDPHKEFKGKNVLIERNDSSALASKLGMSIQEHLDILGECKKKLFDVRAKRPKPHLDDKVIVSWNGLAISSFAKASKILKGEPQGTNFNFPVVGCDPKEYMEVAEKAANFIRRHLYNEQTRRLQHSFRNGPSNAPGFLDDYAFLISGLLDLYEFGGSTDWLVWATELQDMQDELFLDREDGAYFNTPGEDPSVLLRVKEDHDGAEPSGNSVSAINLVRLASMVSSSKSDHYRQNGEHLLAVFESRLKEMAMAVPLMCCAADMLSIPSRKQVVLVGHKPSEEFENMLAAAHASYDPNKTVIHIDPTNTAEMEFWETNNDKVALMARNNFAADKVVALVCQNFSCRPPVSSPKSLQHMLSNKSASSSVV from the exons ATGCTTAAGACTCTGGTACTCCGTTCTTCTTCTCTTTCCTTTTCTCACTTTAACAACTTCTCCACCTTACCCAGAAAATTCCCATTTACCTTCACTCACTTTCCTTGTCCTTTCTCGACCGTTTTCCCTCGACCCGTTAACTCCTGCAGGTGCAAGGTCCTCGCCATGGCTGAACGGACCTCCACTTCAAGTTCCCACTCCCTTAAGTATACTAATCGTCTCGCAACTGAGCATAGTCCTTATCTTCTTCAACATGCTCATAACCCG GTTGATTGGTTTCCTTGGGGTGAAGAAGCTTTTGCAGAAGCAAGAAAAAGAGACGTGCCAATCTTCTTATCAA TTGGATACAGTACCTGTCACTG GTGTCATGTGATGGAGGTGGAGTCTTTTGAAAACGAAGAGGTGGCAAAGTTGTTGAATGACTGGTTTGTGAGTATTAAG GTGGATCGAGAAGAAAGGCCCGATGTTGACAAG GTGTACATGACATATGTGCAGGCTTTGTACGGTGGTGGAGGGTGGCCGCTGTCCGTTTTCCTTTCACCTGATTtaaaacccttaatgggtggAACTTACTTTCCTCCTGAGGATAAGTATGGAAGGCCTGGATTTAAGACCATTCTTAG AAAGGTGAAGGATGCTTGGGATAATAAAAGAGATATGCTTGTTAAGAGTGGAGCCTTTGCTATTGAACAGCTATCAGAAGCATTATCGGCTAGTGCAGGTTCAAATCAGTTGCCAGATGGGCTTGCACAAAATGCATTACGCTTATGTGCAGAGCAG CTGTCTAACAGCTACGATTCAAGGTTCGGTGGTTTTGGATCTGCTCCCAAGTTTCCTAGACCAGTCGAGATTCAATTGATGCTCTATCAGTCCAAAAAATTAGAGGAAAGCGGAAAACCTGGTGAAGCAAAAGAGAGTCTGAAAATGGTTTTCTTTAGTTTGCAATGCATGGCAAGAGGAGGTATGCATGACCACGTTGGAGGTGGTTTTCACAGATATAGTGTGGACGAATGCTGGCATG TTCCTCATTTTGAGAAAATGCTGTACGATCAAGGGCAACTTGCCAATGTTTACTTGGATGCTTTTTTCATCTCTAGGGACATATTATATTCATTTATATCTCGAGATATCCTTGATTATTTGAGGAGAGATATGATTGGGTCAGAAGGTGGAATCTTTTCAGCAGAGGATGCTGATAGTGCTGAATTTGAAGGTGCAACCAGAAAAAAGGAGGGAGCATTCTACATATGGACGAGCAAAGAG ATTGATGACATTCTGGGAGAGCATGCTAGTCTTTTTAAGGAACACTACTATGTAAAGCCATCAGGAAACTGCGATCTTTCTAGCATGAGTGACCCGCACAAGGAATTCAAGGGGAAAAATGTGCTCATTGAAAGAAATGATTCTTCAGCACTGGCATCAAAACTTGGCATGTCAATCCAGGAGCATCTGGATATTCTAGGTGAATGCAAAAAGAAACTTTTTGATGTAAGGGCAAAGAGACCTAAGCCACATTTGGATGATAAG GTGATTGTATCGTGGAATGGACTTGCAATTTCATCTTTTGCAAAAGCATCTAAAATCCTCAAGGGTGAACCGCAGGGCACAAATTTCAACTTCCCTGTTGTTGGATGTGAT CCTAAGGAGTACATGGAAGTTGCAGAAAAGGCGGCAAATTTTATTAGAAGACATCTGTACAATGAACAAACACGCAGGCTTCAGCATAGCTTTAGGAATGGCCCATCAAATGCACCCGGGTTTTTAGATGATTATGCGTTCTTGATTTCAGGGCTGCTGGATCTTTATGAGTTTGGTGGTAGCACTGATTGGTTAGTTTGGGCAACTGAACTCCAGGATATGCAG GATGAGCTATTCCTCGACAGAGAAGATGGAGCCTATTTTAACACTCCAGGAGAAGACCCTTCTGTGCTTCTCCGAGTAAAGGAAGATCACGATGGAGCCGAACCATCAGGAAACTCAGTCTCTGCAATCAATCTTGTGAGATTGGCCTCCATGGTTTCTAGCAGTAAATCCGACCATTACAGGCAGAACGGAGAGCATCTTCTG GCTGTTTTCGAGTCGAGATTAAAGGAAATGGCAATGGCAGTGCCACTTATGTGTTGTGCAGCCGATATGCTGTCGATTCCTTCCAGGAAGCAAGTTGTGCTGGTTGGCCATAAGCCTTCAGAAGAGTTCGAAAACATGCTTGCGGCTGCTCATGCCTCATATGATCCAAACAAAACA GTAATTCATATAGATCCAACAAACACAGCAGAGATGGAATTTTGGGAAACGAATAATGACAAAGTGGCTCTCATGGCAAGAAACAATTTTGCAGCTGACAAAGTGGTTGCTCTTGTATGCCAAAATTTCAGTTGCAGGCCTCCAGTAAGTAGCCCTAAATCTCTACAACATATGCTCTCAAACAAGTCTGCCTCGTCCTCTGTTGTATGA
- the LOC108471036 gene encoding zinc finger CCCH domain-containing protein 32-like, whose protein sequence is MMELYSRIQPRNGSQSGYQSEWSPAGPETGLEESMWPLSLGGTESYPERPGVPDCVYYMRTGFCGYGNRCRYNHPRNPAWVEAAVRATGVYPERPGEPTCQFYLKTGTCKFGASCKFHHPKQGYQSFSQVPLNIYGYPLRPGEKECSYYLKMGHCKFDTTCKFHHPQSAGTSIPASASQFFQPVQSPSVPITEQYGGASTSARPPILPGSYVQGAYGHVLFSPGVVPIPGWSHYSAPVSSVVSPGVQPAVGATSLYGLTQLSSSTPSRAGPYLSLPSSMSPSSGNQNNQTFPERPGEPECQYYLRTGDCKFGSSCRYHHPRDKVAPWTNCILSPMGFPLRPGGQPCSFYLQNGHCKFGSTCKFDHPMGTMRYSPSVSSLIDMPVAPYPVGSLLATLPPSSTSSELRPELSSGSKKDSYLSRIPSSSISSSSVGLIFSQTGSVPLSDLQHSSQNSVPLSSTRSTRQGGEVHRQTD, encoded by the exons ATGATGGAGTTGTACAGTCGCATCCAGCCACGGAATGGGTCTCAATCGGGTTACCAGTCCGAATGGAGCCCCGCTGGTCCTGAGACTGGCCTGGAAG AGTCAATGTGGCCATTGTCGTTGGGGGGCACTGAATCCTACCCGGAACGGCCCGGGGTACCTGACTGTGTTTACTACATGCGAACCGGGTTCTGTGGATATGGTAATAGGTGCCGCTACAATCATCCTCGTAACCCTGCCTGG GTTGAGGCTGCTGTAAGAGCTACAGGGGTGTATCCTGAACGACCAGGGGAGCCCACATGTCAG TTTTATTTAAAAACTGGGACATGTAAATTTGGCGCATCCTGTAAGTTCCACCATCCCAAACAAGGATATCAATCCTTTAGCCAAGTTCCATTGAATATATATGGATACCCATTACGACCG GGTGAGAAAGAATGCTCCTACTATTTGAAAATGGGGCACTGCAAGTTTGATACTACCTGTAAATTCCATCATCCTCAATCAGCTGGAACATCAATTCCAGCATCTGCATCTCAATTTTTTCAGCCGGTGCAGTCTCCTTCAGTCCCTATAACTGAACAGTATGGAGGTGCATCCACCAGTGCAAGGCCTCCTATATTACCTGGTTCATATGTTCAGGGGGCTTATGGCCATGTTCTGTTTTCCCCTGGGGTGGTTCCTATTCCGGGTTGGAGTCACTACTCG GCACCTGTAAGCTCAGTAGTCTCTCCTGGTGTGCAACCTGCTGTTGGGGCTACTTCTCTCTATGGACTAACACAGCTGTCTTCTTCAACACCTTCACGTGCAGGACCTTATCTTTCCTTGCCCTCTTCTATGAGCCCTTCAAGTGGTAATCAGAACAATCAAACATTTCCAGAGAGACCCGGTGAACCTGAATGCCAATACTATTTGAGGACCGGCGACTGTAAATTTGGATCGTCTTGTAGGTATCATCATCCTAGAGACAAGGTTGCGCCCTGGACAAATTGCATCCTCAGCCCAATGGGATTTCCTTTACGTCCA GGGGGGCAGCCTTGTTCTTTCTACTTGCAGAATGGGCACTGCAAGTTTGGGTCCACATGCAAATTCGATCACCCAATGGGAACAATGAGATATAGTCCGTCAGTGTCATCTCTCATTGATATGCCAGTTGCTCCCTATCCAGTTGGATCTCTGCTGGCTACATTGCCCCCTTCTTCCACTTCTTCCGAGTTACGGCCTGAGTTGAGTTCAGGGTCTAAGAAGGATTCTTATTTGAGCAGAATTCCTTCTTCAAGCATATCTAGCAGTTCAGTTGGTTTGATTTTTTCACAGACAGGTTCTGTTCCCCTTTCTGATTTGCAGCATTCAAGTCAGAATTCTGTTCCTTTATCCAGTACCAGAAGCACGAGACAAGGTGGTGAGGTTCATCGCCAAACTGATTAA
- the LOC108472730 gene encoding BTB/POZ domain-containing protein At1g03010-like isoform X1, whose amino-acid sequence MGVVTVAELKPSMSGKRSFRQSSSIRHATEWPIFDVSSDLTIEVGASSFALHKFPLVSRSGRIKKLLVDTKDAKISHINLSSIPGGSEAFELAAKFCYGINVEIMLSNVAMLRCASNFLEMTEEFADKNLEARTEAYLKDMVLPNISSSISVLHHCESLLPISEEINLVNRLINAIANNACKEQLTSGLLKLDHNFPSKAMSNVAPETPSDWWGKSLAVLNLSFFQRVILAVKSKGLNQDMISKILINYTHDSLQGLAVRDPHLVKGSMFDLELQRKQRVVVEAMVNLLPTQSRKSPVPMAFLSSLLKTAIASSASTSCKSDLERRIGLQLDQAILEDILIPANSHRNSHTAMYDTESILRIFSIFLNLDEDEEEDEEDPLRDENDMAYDFDSPRSPKQSSILKVSKLLDTYLAEVALDTNLSPLKFIALTELLPDHARVVSDGLYRAVDVFLKVHPNMKDTERYRLCKTIDCQKLSQEACSHAAQNERLPVQMAVQVLYFEQIRLRNAMSGGHNPFFFGATNSQFPQRSSSGVGSGAISPRDNYASVRRENRELKLEVARMRMRLTDLEKDHVSMKQEMVESHPTNKLLKSITRKLRKLNSLFRINNMKAAGSKANSESRFLSHRRWRYSVS is encoded by the exons ATGGGTGTTGTTACTGTTGCTGAACTGAAACCCAGTATGTCAGGAAAGAGATCTTTTCGTCAAAGTTCCAGTATCAGGCATGCCACTGAATG GCCTATTTTTGATGTTTCCAGTGATCTTACTATTGAGGTAGGAGCATCAAGCTTTGCACTTCACAAG TTCCCTCTGGTTTCTCGGAGTGGAAGAATCAAGAAGCTGTTGGTGGACACAAAGGATGCAAAGATTTCACACATAAATCTTTCTTCTATTCCGGGTGGATCAGAAGCATTTGAGCTAGCTGCGAAGTTCTGCTACGGAATAAATGTCGAGATTATGTTATCAAACGTTGCAATGTTAAGATGTGCATCAAATTTCCTGGAAATGACAGAAGAGTTTGCTGACAAGAACCTGGAAGCTCGTACAGAAGCTTATCTGAAGGACATGGTACTCCCGAACATATCAAGCTCGATATCAGTTCTTCACCATTGTGAAAGCCTCTTGCCTATATCTGAAGAGATCAACCTTGTTAACAGGCTCATCAATGCAATCGCGAACAACGCATGCAAAGAGCAGCTCACTTCAGGCTTATTGAAACTTGATCACAACTTTCCATCAAAAGCTATGTCGAATGTGGCACCAGAAACGCCATCTGATTGGTGGGGAAAGTCTCTGGCAGTTCTTAACCTCAGTTTCTTCCAGCGAGTTATATTAGCAGTGAAGTCCAAGGGTCTAAACCAGGATATGATCagcaaaattttgataaattacaCCCATGATTCTCTTCAAGGATTGGCTGTCAGGGACCCTCACTTGGTAAAGGGAAGCATGTTCGATTTGGAGCTGCAAAGAAAACAAAGGGTAGTCGTTGAAGCCATGGTTAACTTACTGCCAACTCAATCAAGAAAGAGCCCAGTTCCCATGGCATTTCTCTCCAGTTTACTGAAAACTGCAATAGCCTCATCCGCTTCCACTTCTTGCAAATCTGATTTGGAGAGGCGGATCGGTCTGCAACTAGACCAAGCAATTCTTGAAGACATCCTAATACCAGCTAATTCACACAGAAACAGTCATACAGCCATGTATGATACAGAGTCAATCCTAAGGATCTTCTCCATCTTTTTGAATTTGGATGAGGATGAGGAAGAGGATGAGGAAGATCCTTTGAGAGATGAAAATGATATGGCATATGATTTTGACAGCCCAAGGTCTCCCAAACAAAGTTCAATCCTCAAAGTATCCAAGTTACTAGACACTTACCTTGCTGAAGTTGCACTAGACACAAACTTGTCGCCACTGAAATTTATAGCACTCACAGAATTACTTCCAGACCATGCTCGTGTAGTTAGCGATGGATTATACAGAGCCGTCGATGTTTTCCTCAAG GTTCATCCAAACATGAAGGACACCGAACGCTACAGACTATGCAAAACCATAGACTGTCAGAAACTATCTCAAGAAGCCTGTAGCCATGCAGCACAGAACGAAAGGTTGCCGGTGCAAATGGCTGTCCAAGTGTTATATTTCGAGCAAATCAGGCTTAGGAACGCAATGAGTGGAGGCCACAATCCATTTTTCTTCGGTGCAACCAATAGTCAGTTCCCTCAACGTTCGAGCAGTGGCGTGGGAAGTGGAGCCATCTCACCCAGAGATAACTATGCATCAGTGAGAAGAGAGAACCGGGAACTGAAACTCGAAGTTGCAAGGATGAGAATGAGGCTAACCGACCTAGAAAAAGATCATGTGTCAATGAAACAAGAGATGGTGGAATCCCATCCTACTAACAAGTTACTCAAATCAATCACCAGGAAACTAAGAAAGCTAAACTCCTTGTTCAGGATCAACAATATGAAGGCTGCAGGGAGTAAAGCAAATTCAGAATCTCGGTTCTTGTCCCATAGGAGATGGCGTTACTCAGTATCATGA
- the LOC108472730 gene encoding BTB/POZ domain-containing protein At1g03010-like isoform X2, whose amino-acid sequence MGSSMEMKVYGKSNNLTSKLLALTNMPIFDVSSDLTIEVGASSFALHKFPLVSRSGRIKKLLVDTKDAKISHINLSSIPGGSEAFELAAKFCYGINVEIMLSNVAMLRCASNFLEMTEEFADKNLEARTEAYLKDMVLPNISSSISVLHHCESLLPISEEINLVNRLINAIANNACKEQLTSGLLKLDHNFPSKAMSNVAPETPSDWWGKSLAVLNLSFFQRVILAVKSKGLNQDMISKILINYTHDSLQGLAVRDPHLVKGSMFDLELQRKQRVVVEAMVNLLPTQSRKSPVPMAFLSSLLKTAIASSASTSCKSDLERRIGLQLDQAILEDILIPANSHRNSHTAMYDTESILRIFSIFLNLDEDEEEDEEDPLRDENDMAYDFDSPRSPKQSSILKVSKLLDTYLAEVALDTNLSPLKFIALTELLPDHARVVSDGLYRAVDVFLKVHPNMKDTERYRLCKTIDCQKLSQEACSHAAQNERLPVQMAVQVLYFEQIRLRNAMSGGHNPFFFGATNSQFPQRSSSGVGSGAISPRDNYASVRRENRELKLEVARMRMRLTDLEKDHVSMKQEMVESHPTNKLLKSITRKLRKLNSLFRINNMKAAGSKANSESRFLSHRRWRYSVS is encoded by the exons ATGGGTTCAAGCATGGAAATGAAAGTCTATGGCAAAAGCAACAATTTGACATCTAAATTATTGGCACTAACAAACAT GCCTATTTTTGATGTTTCCAGTGATCTTACTATTGAGGTAGGAGCATCAAGCTTTGCACTTCACAAG TTCCCTCTGGTTTCTCGGAGTGGAAGAATCAAGAAGCTGTTGGTGGACACAAAGGATGCAAAGATTTCACACATAAATCTTTCTTCTATTCCGGGTGGATCAGAAGCATTTGAGCTAGCTGCGAAGTTCTGCTACGGAATAAATGTCGAGATTATGTTATCAAACGTTGCAATGTTAAGATGTGCATCAAATTTCCTGGAAATGACAGAAGAGTTTGCTGACAAGAACCTGGAAGCTCGTACAGAAGCTTATCTGAAGGACATGGTACTCCCGAACATATCAAGCTCGATATCAGTTCTTCACCATTGTGAAAGCCTCTTGCCTATATCTGAAGAGATCAACCTTGTTAACAGGCTCATCAATGCAATCGCGAACAACGCATGCAAAGAGCAGCTCACTTCAGGCTTATTGAAACTTGATCACAACTTTCCATCAAAAGCTATGTCGAATGTGGCACCAGAAACGCCATCTGATTGGTGGGGAAAGTCTCTGGCAGTTCTTAACCTCAGTTTCTTCCAGCGAGTTATATTAGCAGTGAAGTCCAAGGGTCTAAACCAGGATATGATCagcaaaattttgataaattacaCCCATGATTCTCTTCAAGGATTGGCTGTCAGGGACCCTCACTTGGTAAAGGGAAGCATGTTCGATTTGGAGCTGCAAAGAAAACAAAGGGTAGTCGTTGAAGCCATGGTTAACTTACTGCCAACTCAATCAAGAAAGAGCCCAGTTCCCATGGCATTTCTCTCCAGTTTACTGAAAACTGCAATAGCCTCATCCGCTTCCACTTCTTGCAAATCTGATTTGGAGAGGCGGATCGGTCTGCAACTAGACCAAGCAATTCTTGAAGACATCCTAATACCAGCTAATTCACACAGAAACAGTCATACAGCCATGTATGATACAGAGTCAATCCTAAGGATCTTCTCCATCTTTTTGAATTTGGATGAGGATGAGGAAGAGGATGAGGAAGATCCTTTGAGAGATGAAAATGATATGGCATATGATTTTGACAGCCCAAGGTCTCCCAAACAAAGTTCAATCCTCAAAGTATCCAAGTTACTAGACACTTACCTTGCTGAAGTTGCACTAGACACAAACTTGTCGCCACTGAAATTTATAGCACTCACAGAATTACTTCCAGACCATGCTCGTGTAGTTAGCGATGGATTATACAGAGCCGTCGATGTTTTCCTCAAG GTTCATCCAAACATGAAGGACACCGAACGCTACAGACTATGCAAAACCATAGACTGTCAGAAACTATCTCAAGAAGCCTGTAGCCATGCAGCACAGAACGAAAGGTTGCCGGTGCAAATGGCTGTCCAAGTGTTATATTTCGAGCAAATCAGGCTTAGGAACGCAATGAGTGGAGGCCACAATCCATTTTTCTTCGGTGCAACCAATAGTCAGTTCCCTCAACGTTCGAGCAGTGGCGTGGGAAGTGGAGCCATCTCACCCAGAGATAACTATGCATCAGTGAGAAGAGAGAACCGGGAACTGAAACTCGAAGTTGCAAGGATGAGAATGAGGCTAACCGACCTAGAAAAAGATCATGTGTCAATGAAACAAGAGATGGTGGAATCCCATCCTACTAACAAGTTACTCAAATCAATCACCAGGAAACTAAGAAAGCTAAACTCCTTGTTCAGGATCAACAATATGAAGGCTGCAGGGAGTAAAGCAAATTCAGAATCTCGGTTCTTGTCCCATAGGAGATGGCGTTACTCAGTATCATGA